Proteins from a genomic interval of Rosa chinensis cultivar Old Blush chromosome 2, RchiOBHm-V2, whole genome shotgun sequence:
- the LOC112185177 gene encoding uncharacterized protein LOC112185177: MANLSDKFPAGSYLKDRIPYLFMCCAYSRTTEMYEFNMEILRSEGGDIVAQFLEDLPKENWCMAYFNDERFGEMTNNLAESFNNWVLPLKSLPILDINDGIRVKSMASIAARKQDAQEWFSELCPVIEKKLKENLEVGRHWRVSRSDTYVYEVHCQKYNSMVNLETHFCSCGEWQLYGFPCSHALVVIQQHGSSPYLYVNELYKVEKYRETYSFPINPLPSISKQVHDFGRDAVILQPPLTRRPPGRPRKKRFRKRSEQTRVIKCGRCGKCDGHNRKSCTAPI, from the coding sequence ATGGCTAACCTTTCTGACAAATTTCCAGCTGGTTCTTACCTTAAGGATCGGATTCCTTACTTGTTTATGTGTTGTGCTTATTCTCGCACAACGGAGATGTATGAGTTCAATATGGAAATCTTGAGGAGTGAAGGTGGTGACATAGTTGCTCAATTTCTGGAGGATCTTCCGAAGGAGAACTGGTGTATGGCGTACTTTAACGACGAAAGATTTGGTGAAATGACAAATAACTTGGctgagtctttcaataattgggTGTTGCCTTTGAAGAGTCTTCCTATTCTTGATATTAATGATGGGATTAGAGTGAAGTCCATGGCTTCAATTGCTGCTCGGAAGCAAGATGCTCAAGAATGGTTCTCTGAGTTGTGCCCGGTGATTGAAAAGAAGCTGAAGGAGAATTTGGAAGTCGGAAGGCATTGGAGAGTGAGCAGGTCTGATACCTATGTGTATGAAGTTCATTGCCAGAAGTACAATAGCATGGTAAATTTGGAAACTCACTTTTGTTCGTGTGGAGAATGGCAACTGTATGGCTTCCCATGTTCCCATGCCCTTGTAGTGATCCAACAACATGGTTCTTCCCCGTATTTGTATGTCAATGAGCTGTACAAGGTGGAGAAATATCGAGAAACTTATTCTTTCCCAATTAATCCTCTTCCCTCTATTTCGAAGCAAGTGCATGATTTTGGTAGAGATGCGGTGATATTGCAGCCTCCTTTGACTAGAAGACCACCGGGAAGGCCTAGAAAGAAGAGGTTCAGAAAAAGGAGCGAACAAACCAGGGTGATCAAGTGTGGTAGGTGCGGAAAATGTGATGGTCACAACAGAAAGAGTTGTACAGCTCCGATATAG